One region of Candidatus Peribacteraceae bacterium genomic DNA includes:
- the dnaE gene encoding DNA polymerase III subunit alpha — MKSSDFVHLHCHSTYSLLEALPFTAEIVARAKELGQTAVGLADKGYGYGLIEFYKEAQKEGIKPILGMGVYVAARTRKDKESGTDTKRWPLTLFAETQEGYENLLQLATLAALEGMYYKPRVDKELLAKYGKGLIALSGPLGGALPQAALQEDGERIAKLTEEYREYFGKDNLYFELMDLPNVAGQAEANQQLVKWGKELGVPLVATCYSHYCRPEDVEAHDVLLCIQKNANVNDPGRFTMRDSDYSMRPFEEMEKAFAHVPEALENTRAIADRCNVSFTFGKYQIPRFPVPGGKTEEEELTRLAREGFARLYPQPTDELKRRLEYELQIIKQVGFSGYFLIVADFVNEAKRRGITVGPGRGSAAGSMVSYCLGVTGIDPMEHGLLFERFLNPERISMPDIDLDFADTRRDEVLDYVRDKYGKDKVVQICTFGTLAARAAVKDVGRAYGVPFLEMNSLAKLIPERPGTKLKDAMGTTELKAAYDSNETYRRIIDIASQLEGKARHVSVHACGVVITQEPATAYTPLQRAPKDEDIIITQYSAKPLEALGLLKMDFLGLTNLTVIQTTLEIIERLYGLKLNMTELPLNDKATYALLREGDTTGVFQFESGGMKRYLKKLKPTRFEDLVAMVALYRPGPMEYIPTYIDNKEHPDAIDYPHPVLKEHLKDTYGVAVYQEQVQQIAQSFAGFTLGQGYMLIKAVAKKIPKLLNEQKKLFIEGAVSKGHTKKEAEELFTIIEPFAGYGFNKSHAAGYARIAFETAYLKAHFPTEFMAALLSSDAQKTDRIMIEIEECRQMGIAVLPPDINESLRHFTAIPPAARKLVRGSAPKGSIRFGLSAVKGIGDSTVQQIIGIREPLSKAQGKEGGPFTSVEDFAQRIPSKILNKKAIEALAKSGALDSLGDRRQIIDHYDLISDYSKAAGDEGHMQADLFGASGMETEAAKITFPNTPKATAAEKLKWEKETLGMYVSSHPLAGLRKYIGKKAQLIANLTAKDAGKKVSLAGLEEGIKKIMTKKGETMAILTLEDPTGKMEVTLFPRVYTEAAPLFGQPDTVLVVGGTLDMRAGQLQMRAHALKKASLSTMVKRAKEEKFFDEEEAKQGFVLRKQAAVEGEETIEMVDEEGNVVAGEQVTLGKKEVADDYFGPLGKWIVGGMKTEEPMRRLGWGGEKDSEVAEDSEESHPKTPGSGITANSSASSATSESSPTTIHIHTIPLPPKAPRQLLLELKRIFETFPGKEKIQLKIGEQLVPLPLTVTMSTILEKKIEDAIAAYAAND, encoded by the coding sequence GTGAAATCATCCGACTTCGTCCACTTACACTGCCACTCCACGTACTCCCTCCTGGAGGCGCTGCCCTTTACGGCGGAGATCGTTGCGCGGGCCAAGGAGCTGGGACAGACGGCGGTGGGGCTGGCGGACAAGGGGTACGGGTACGGGCTGATCGAGTTCTATAAGGAGGCGCAGAAGGAGGGGATCAAGCCCATCCTGGGGATGGGCGTGTACGTCGCGGCGCGGACGCGGAAGGATAAGGAGAGCGGGACGGATACCAAGCGCTGGCCGCTCACGCTCTTCGCGGAAACACAGGAGGGGTACGAGAACCTGCTGCAACTGGCCACGCTCGCCGCGCTCGAGGGCATGTACTACAAACCGCGGGTGGATAAGGAGCTGCTCGCGAAGTACGGGAAGGGGTTGATTGCGCTCAGCGGCCCCTTGGGCGGCGCCCTCCCCCAGGCGGCGCTCCAGGAGGACGGGGAGAGGATCGCCAAGCTCACGGAGGAGTACCGGGAGTACTTCGGCAAGGACAACCTGTACTTCGAATTGATGGACCTGCCGAACGTGGCGGGGCAGGCGGAGGCGAACCAGCAGCTCGTCAAATGGGGGAAGGAGCTGGGGGTGCCGCTCGTGGCCACGTGCTACAGCCACTACTGCCGCCCGGAGGACGTGGAGGCGCACGATGTGCTGCTGTGCATCCAGAAGAACGCGAACGTGAACGATCCCGGCCGCTTCACCATGCGCGACAGCGACTATTCCATGCGCCCGTTCGAGGAGATGGAGAAGGCGTTCGCGCACGTGCCGGAGGCGCTGGAAAACACCCGCGCGATCGCCGACCGCTGCAACGTGTCGTTCACCTTCGGCAAGTACCAGATCCCGCGGTTCCCCGTGCCCGGGGGGAAGACGGAGGAGGAGGAACTCACGCGCCTCGCGCGCGAGGGCTTTGCGCGCCTCTACCCGCAACCCACGGATGAGCTGAAGCGGCGCCTGGAGTACGAGCTGCAGATCATCAAACAAGTGGGCTTCTCCGGGTACTTCCTCATCGTGGCGGATTTTGTGAACGAGGCGAAGCGGCGGGGCATCACGGTGGGGCCGGGGCGCGGCTCCGCCGCTGGCTCCATGGTGAGCTACTGCCTGGGAGTGACGGGCATCGACCCCATGGAGCACGGGCTGCTCTTCGAGCGCTTCCTCAACCCCGAGCGCATCTCCATGCCCGATATTGATTTGGACTTCGCGGACACGCGCCGCGACGAGGTGCTGGACTACGTGCGCGACAAGTACGGCAAGGACAAAGTGGTGCAGATCTGCACCTTCGGGACGTTGGCCGCCCGCGCCGCGGTGAAGGACGTGGGCCGCGCCTACGGCGTTCCGTTTTTGGAGATGAACAGCCTGGCGAAACTGATCCCCGAACGGCCGGGCACCAAGCTCAAGGACGCCATGGGGACCACGGAACTCAAGGCAGCCTACGACAGCAACGAGACCTACCGACGCATCATCGACATCGCCTCCCAGTTGGAAGGCAAGGCGCGCCACGTCTCCGTCCACGCCTGCGGCGTGGTCATCACGCAGGAGCCGGCCACGGCGTATACGCCTCTTCAGCGCGCCCCCAAGGACGAGGACATCATCATCACGCAGTATTCCGCCAAGCCCCTGGAAGCGCTGGGGCTGCTGAAGATGGACTTCCTAGGATTGACGAACCTCACCGTGATCCAGACGACGCTGGAAATCATCGAGCGTCTCTACGGGCTCAAGCTGAACATGACGGAGCTCCCGCTGAACGACAAGGCGACGTATGCATTGCTGCGGGAAGGGGACACGACCGGCGTCTTCCAGTTCGAATCCGGCGGCATGAAACGGTACCTCAAGAAACTCAAACCGACGCGCTTCGAGGACCTTGTGGCTATGGTCGCGCTCTACCGGCCGGGCCCGATGGAGTACATCCCGACGTACATCGATAATAAGGAGCATCCGGATGCCATCGACTATCCGCACCCGGTCCTCAAAGAACACCTGAAGGACACCTACGGCGTGGCCGTCTACCAAGAACAAGTGCAGCAGATCGCGCAGAGCTTCGCAGGATTCACGCTGGGACAGGGCTACATGCTCATCAAGGCTGTTGCGAAGAAGATCCCCAAACTGCTCAATGAGCAGAAGAAACTCTTCATCGAGGGGGCCGTGTCGAAAGGTCATACGAAGAAGGAAGCGGAAGAGCTGTTCACGATCATCGAACCCTTCGCCGGCTACGGTTTCAACAAGTCCCACGCCGCGGGGTACGCGCGCATCGCCTTCGAGACCGCCTACTTGAAAGCGCACTTCCCCACGGAGTTCATGGCGGCCCTCCTCAGCAGCGACGCGCAGAAGACCGACCGCATCATGATCGAGATCGAAGAGTGCCGGCAGATGGGGATCGCCGTCCTGCCGCCGGACATCAACGAGTCGCTGCGGCACTTTACGGCCATCCCTCCGGCCGCAAGGAAGCTCGTGCGGGGGAGCGCGCCCAAGGGATCGATCCGCTTCGGGCTCTCGGCCGTGAAGGGAATCGGGGACAGCACCGTGCAGCAGATCATCGGCATCCGCGAACCCTTGAGCAAAGCCCAGGGCAAGGAGGGAGGGCCGTTTACGTCCGTGGAAGACTTCGCACAACGCATCCCCAGCAAGATCCTCAACAAGAAAGCCATCGAGGCGCTCGCCAAGAGCGGGGCGTTGGACAGTTTGGGCGACCGCCGCCAGATCATCGACCACTACGACCTGATCTCCGACTACTCCAAAGCCGCGGGTGATGAGGGACACATGCAGGCGGACCTCTTCGGAGCCAGCGGGATGGAAACCGAGGCCGCCAAGATCACGTTCCCCAACACCCCCAAGGCCACGGCCGCCGAGAAGCTCAAGTGGGAGAAGGAGACGCTGGGCATGTACGTCAGCAGCCATCCGCTGGCGGGGCTGCGGAAGTACATCGGCAAGAAGGCGCAGCTCATCGCCAATCTCACGGCGAAGGACGCGGGGAAGAAGGTATCGCTCGCCGGATTGGAGGAGGGCATCAAGAAGATCATGACGAAGAAAGGGGAGACCATGGCCATCCTCACACTGGAGGACCCCACCGGGAAAATGGAGGTGACGCTCTTCCCCCGCGTGTACACGGAAGCGGCTCCGCTCTTCGGCCAGCCGGATACCGTGCTGGTGGTGGGCGGCACGCTGGACATGCGGGCGGGGCAATTGCAGATGCGCGCGCACGCGCTCAAGAAGGCGTCGCTCTCCACCATGGTCAAGCGCGCCAAGGAGGAGAAGTTCTTCGATGAGGAGGAAGCCAAGCAGGGATTCGTATTGCGCAAGCAGGCCGCGGTGGAAGGGGAGGAGACCATCGAGATGGTGGATGAGGAGGGAAACGTGGTCGCCGGCGAGCAGGTGACACTCGGGAAGAAGGAGGTAGCGGACGATTACTTCGGCCCGCTGGGGAAGTGGATCGTGGGGGGGATGAAGACGGAGGAGCCGATGCGGCGGTTGGGATGGGGAGGCGAGAAGGATTCCGAGGTTGCCGAGGATTCCGAGGAATCGCATCCAAAAACTCCAGGATCAGGAATAACTGCCAACTCTTCGGCATCGTCGGCAACGTCGGAATCCTCTCCGACAACCATTCACATACATACCATCCCGCTCCCTCCAAAAGCTCCCCGCCAGCTTCTCCTGGAACTGAAGCGGATCTTCGAGACATTCCCGGGCAAGGAGAAGATCCAGCTGAAGATCGGCGAACAACTCGTCCCCTTGCCGCTCACGGTGACCATGTCCACGATCCTGGAGAAGAAGATCGAGGATGCGATTGCGGCCTACGCGGCGAACGACTAG